Proteins encoded together in one Impatiens glandulifera chromosome 1, dImpGla2.1, whole genome shotgun sequence window:
- the LOC124921085 gene encoding malonyl CoA-acyl carrier protein transacylase, with product MASLALSSISLQKVSTGASHSFRNSSSLCFPGSNHGIRRFGTKNWEKCRVVMNVSVGSRTAVDDAVFSDYKATSAFLFPGQGAQAVGMGREAQNVPAAAELYKKANDILGFDLLDACLNGPKEKLDSTVLSQPAIYVTSLAAVELLRVRDGGQQIIDSVDVTCGLSLGEYTALAFAGAFSFEDGLKLVKLRGEAMQEASDAAKSAMVSIIGLDSDKVQQLCDAANEDVDEANKVQIANFLCPGNYAVSGGVKGVEAVEAKAKSFKARMTVRLAVAGAFHTSFMQPAVSRLEVALSATEIRIPRIPVISNVDAQPHSDPETIKKILARQVTSPVLWEKTVKTLFDRGLKKSYELGPGKVISGILKRIDKKSEIENISA from the exons ATGGCTTCGCTTGCTCTTTCTTCAATCTCTCTGCAGAAGGTTAGTACCGGCGCGTCCCACTCCTTTCGGAATTCGAGCTCTCTCTGTTTCCCCGGCTCCAATCATGGAATTCGACGATTCGGCACCAAGAATTGGGAGAAATGTAGGGTTGTCATGAACGTCTCGGTTGGATCTCGCACTGCTGTTGATGACGCGGTTTTCTCCGATTACAAGGCGACATCAGCGTTTCTCTTCCCGGGCCAG GGTGCTCAAGCTGTTGGAATGGGTCGGGAAGCTCAAAATGTACCTGCTGCAGCAGAGTTATACAAGAAAGCTAATGATATCCTAGG GTTTGACCTTTTGGATGCGTGCCTTAATGGACCTAAAGAAAAGTTGGATTCAACTGTATTAAGCCAG CCAGCTATTTACGTCACCAGCCTAGCCGCTGTAGAGCTGCTCAGAGTTCGCGATGGTGGTCAACAAATAATTGATTCTGTTGATGTCACTTGTGGGTTAAGCTTAGGAGAGTATACCGCCCTAGCATTTGCCGGAGCTTTCAG CTTTGAGGATGGGCTAAAGCTAGTCAAGCTACGAGGTGAAGCAATGCAG GAAGCTTCTGATGCTGCAAAAAGTGCCATGGTCAGTATCATAGGATTGGATTCAGATAAGGTCCAGCAGCTTTGTGATGCAGCAAACGAAGATGTTGATGAAGCTAATAAAGTCCAGATTGCAAATTTCCTTTGCCCA GGTAATTATGCTGTTTCTGGAGGAGTTAAAGGAGTGGAAGCAGTAGAAGCAAAGGCAAAATCGTTCAAGGCCCGAATGACG gtgCGTCTAGCTGTAGCTGGGGCTTTCCACACAAGTTTTATGCAACCAGCTGTGTCAAGATTGGAAGTGGCATTGTCAGCGACAGAAATAAGAATCCCCAGAATACCCGTTATATCGAATGTGGATGCCCAACCACATTCGGATCCAGAGACAATTAAGAAGATATTGGCTCGTCAG GTCACATCCCCTGTCCTTTGGGAGAAAACTGTTAAGACACTCTTTGACAGAGGCCTCAAGAAGAGCTATGAATTAGGACCTGGAAAg GTCATATCTGGGATTCTCAAGAGAATAGACAAGAAATCGGAAATTGAGAACATTAGCGCATGA
- the LOC124929476 gene encoding LOB domain-containing protein 12-like, translated as MAGGSPCASCKLLRRRCAKDCSFAPYFPSDDPHKFAIVHKVFGASNINKMLQEIRYDQRADAVSSLVFEANARMRDPVYGCVGAISYLQNQVSQLQMQLAVAQAEILCIQMHQNTAGHPVLGGGGGGGGGQMMMSMDFPISEIDQYQTASSSSSSEVLLGSSNSTLTSSESYHHQQQQQQQLSHYNYIAGGFTNSSSSNNISNNNNNNNGIQGSMKRESLWI; from the exons ATGGCAGGCGGTTCACCATGTGCTTCATGCAAGCTTTTAAGAAGAAGATGCGCTAAAGACTGCAGCTTTGCTCCTTACTTCCCTTCTGATGATCCTCATAAGTTCGCCATTGTTCATAAAGTATTCGGAGCCAGCAACATAAACAAGATGTTACAG GAGATTCGATATGATCAAAGGGCAGATGCAGTGAGCAGTTTGGTATTCGAAGCAAATGCTCGAATGAGAGATCCAGTTTATGGATGTGTAGGGGCAATATCTTACTTGCAGAATCAAGTCTCTCAGTTACAAATGCAGCTTGCAGTTGCTCAGGCCGAGATATTATGCATCCAGATGCACCAAAACACCGCAGGTCATCCTGTTCTCGGCggtggcggcggcggcggcggcggtcAGATGATGATGAGCATGGACTTTCCTATAAGTGAAATTGATCAGTATCAAACGGCATCATCTTCGTCGTCATCTGAAGTTCTATTAGGAAGTAGCAACAGTACTCTTACTAGCAGTGAAAGCTATCACcatcagcagcagcagcagcaacagcTTTCCCATTATAATTACATAGCAGGAGGATTTACTAATTCCTCTAGCAGcaataatattagtaataataataataataataatgggaTTCAGGGTTCGATGAAAAGAGAATCTCTGTGGATATAG